One genomic window of Bartonella sp. HY038 includes the following:
- the plsX gene encoding phosphate acyltransferase PlsX, producing the protein MIKIAVDAMGGDIGPEVTIAGAAIAIKHYPDMELIFYGLADQVEPVLAKYPQLKAVSTFVATETATGMDEKPSQALRNGRNKSSMWFAVEAVKKGEADACVSAGNTGALMAMSYFSLRMLAEAERPGIAGIWPNLRGEGIVLDIGATIGADANQLIDLAVMGAGMCRALYGIKRPTVGLLNVGVEEVKGLDEIKKAGQILKQVELEGLEYKGFVEGNDIGKGTVDVVVTEGFTGNIALKAAEGTARQIAEILKQAMQRSIWTKIGYLFSKSAFKTLREKLDPSRVNGGVLLGLNGVVIKSHGGTDAEGFASALRVGHEMVRNELLEKIAVDLAYFREHKSKLSLSDEENGE; encoded by the coding sequence GTGATCAAAATTGCTGTCGATGCGATGGGGGGCGATATCGGCCCAGAAGTGACAATAGCCGGTGCCGCGATCGCGATCAAACACTATCCCGATATGGAATTAATTTTTTATGGTTTGGCTGATCAGGTAGAGCCAGTACTGGCTAAATATCCACAGCTAAAAGCTGTTTCAACCTTTGTTGCAACCGAAACTGCAACAGGTATGGATGAAAAGCCAAGTCAAGCCTTACGCAATGGGCGAAATAAATCGTCGATGTGGTTCGCTGTTGAAGCCGTTAAAAAAGGTGAGGCAGATGCTTGTGTCTCAGCGGGCAATACTGGCGCGTTAATGGCTATGTCTTATTTTTCTTTACGAATGCTTGCAGAAGCTGAGCGTCCTGGCATTGCTGGCATTTGGCCAAATCTACGCGGTGAAGGCATTGTGTTGGACATTGGCGCAACGATTGGCGCTGATGCGAATCAGTTGATTGATCTTGCAGTTATGGGCGCGGGCATGTGCCGTGCTCTTTATGGAATAAAACGTCCAACCGTTGGTCTGTTGAATGTTGGAGTTGAGGAGGTTAAAGGCCTTGATGAAATCAAAAAAGCGGGGCAAATTTTAAAGCAAGTTGAGCTTGAAGGGCTTGAATATAAGGGGTTTGTTGAAGGAAACGATATAGGAAAAGGCACTGTCGACGTTGTTGTTACCGAAGGATTTACCGGCAATATTGCTTTAAAGGCTGCTGAGGGAACCGCAAGACAAATTGCTGAAATTTTAAAACAGGCTATGCAACGCTCAATCTGGACGAAAATTGGCTATCTTTTTTCAAAAAGCGCTTTTAAAACCTTGCGTGAAAAGTTAGATCCAAGCCGCGTTAATGGCGGTGTTTTGCTTGGTCTTAATGGTGTTGTTATAAAAAGTCATGGCGGAACCGACGCAGAAGGCTTCGCTTCTGCTTTACGTGTTGGGCATGAAATGGTACGAAATGAGCTTCTTGAAAAAATTGCAGTTGATCTTGCATATTTTCGCGAGCATAAGAGCAAACTATCATTGTCGGACGAGGAAAACGGCGAATGA
- a CDS encoding DUF177 domain-containing protein: protein MSNNANTLMAFALAFPVNIRSLPPKGVDLTLKTDEKERQALAKNHNLLDVTFFEATIHINPWKRQGVKLSGKLHAKIIQECIISAQPVDSVIEEDIELILVPEGSRLSEIVQNNAHELFLDPDGPDVPDSFKGTEIDVGAIVEEFFELAIDSYPRASGVEFEGVEFAKTDASNEKKPSPFAVLSGLKQK, encoded by the coding sequence ATGTCAAACAATGCGAACACTCTTATGGCATTTGCTTTGGCATTTCCTGTCAATATCCGTTCATTGCCCCCCAAGGGAGTTGATTTAACTTTAAAAACGGATGAAAAGGAACGGCAGGCACTGGCTAAAAATCATAATCTGCTTGACGTCACGTTTTTCGAGGCGACAATACATATCAACCCATGGAAACGGCAAGGTGTAAAGCTCAGCGGCAAATTACATGCAAAAATAATTCAAGAATGTATAATTAGTGCTCAGCCTGTTGATAGCGTTATTGAAGAAGATATTGAATTAATATTGGTTCCAGAAGGTAGCCGTTTATCGGAAATTGTCCAAAATAATGCCCATGAATTGTTTTTAGATCCTGATGGGCCAGACGTACCCGATAGTTTTAAAGGAACTGAAATTGATGTTGGGGCTATTGTTGAGGAGTTTTTTGAATTGGCAATTGATTCTTATCCTCGCGCCTCAGGGGTAGAGTTTGAAGGGGTGGAATTTGCAAAAACAGATGCTAGCAATGAAAAGAAGCCTTCGCCTTTCGCAGTTTTAAGTGGTTTAAAGCAGAAATAA
- a CDS encoding outer membrane protein assembly factor BamE — MSLSRINFARKRFKNGITIALLAGVAFATTACNTTDLLKTSQTYVEGYVVDQEALDSIPVGSSRDQVLLALGTPSTTAIFDNEVFYYISQTRYRGAQFMKAKIIDRKILAIYFDGQGIVKKIANYGLQDGRLFDFASNTTPTGGRDQSFLNQLITGTSAAPAGIPTTGR, encoded by the coding sequence ATGTCCTTGTCGCGCATAAATTTTGCCCGAAAGCGTTTTAAAAACGGAATAACCATTGCATTGCTTGCTGGTGTTGCCTTTGCAACAACTGCGTGCAATACAACTGATCTTCTAAAAACAAGCCAGACTTATGTTGAAGGTTATGTAGTTGATCAAGAAGCTCTTGATTCAATTCCGGTTGGATCAAGCCGTGATCAAGTATTGCTTGCTCTTGGAACTCCTTCAACAACAGCAATATTTGACAATGAGGTATTTTATTATATTTCGCAAACGCGTTATCGCGGTGCGCAATTCATGAAAGCTAAAATTATCGATCGCAAAATTTTGGCTATCTATTTTGATGGACAAGGTATCGTCAAAAAAATTGCAAATTATGGCTTACAAGACGGTCGTCTGTTTGATTTTGCTTCTAACACCACACCAACAGGTGGTCGTGATCAATCATTCCTCAACCAGTTAATTACTGGTACATCAGCAGCACCTGCTGGCATTCCAACAACAGGTCGTTAA
- a CDS encoding AzlD domain-containing protein: protein MTANILAAIAASALVTFIIRVFPIMVLAHRPFPVIIRNWLSFVPTAILTAIITVEVMGKQEVTSFGMSVALLATLASFIAGFATRSLFVAVIASILGFLLFQNI from the coding sequence ATGACCGCTAATATTTTGGCTGCAATTGCAGCATCAGCATTGGTTACGTTTATTATTCGTGTTTTTCCAATTATGGTTTTGGCTCATCGCCCTTTTCCTGTCATTATACGCAATTGGCTATCATTTGTGCCAACGGCTATTTTAACCGCTATCATAACGGTTGAGGTAATGGGTAAGCAGGAAGTTACTTCTTTTGGGATGTCAGTGGCATTGCTTGCAACACTTGCATCATTTATTGCTGGTTTTGCAACGCGAAGCTTGTTTGTAGCTGTAATAGCAAGTATTCTAGGCTTTTTACTGTTTCAAAATATATAG
- a CDS encoding AzlC family ABC transporter permease, with translation MQNKCEITKIKHLYAGFLACIPTLLGYWAIGFACGAVGNVTGFSTFEIVMMSVFIYAGSAQFLFYQFAAAGAGVIAIALAIGFINLRYLLINTYMSQFFSKSSWWEKLVAGALITDETFGVASQYALKNNNQLPFYWLLGLNVTAWLSWIFANLVGSFFASLLPLWLRDSLSFSLVGMFVGLLLLGWFASRTRILDIIVMVIAVAVIVLTHDLFSTDKILENLSTLIATIIAATIATIVLMWRPKKTKGKNNDR, from the coding sequence ATGCAAAACAAATGTGAAATAACCAAAATTAAGCACCTATATGCTGGGTTTTTAGCCTGTATTCCAACACTGCTTGGTTATTGGGCTATTGGCTTTGCCTGTGGGGCGGTTGGAAATGTAACTGGCTTTTCAACTTTTGAAATTGTTATGATGAGTGTATTTATTTATGCAGGATCTGCGCAATTTTTGTTTTATCAATTTGCTGCAGCTGGGGCAGGGGTGATTGCTATTGCATTGGCTATTGGGTTTATAAATTTACGCTATTTGCTGATTAACACCTATATGTCGCAATTTTTTTCAAAGTCTTCTTGGTGGGAAAAATTGGTGGCTGGAGCGTTGATTACCGATGAAACTTTTGGCGTTGCATCGCAATATGCATTGAAAAATAACAATCAATTACCATTTTATTGGCTTCTTGGTCTAAATGTAACCGCGTGGTTAAGCTGGATTTTTGCCAATTTGGTAGGAAGTTTTTTTGCTTCACTTTTGCCGCTTTGGTTGCGTGATAGTTTGTCTTTTAGTCTTGTTGGCATGTTCGTTGGCCTGTTATTGCTTGGTTGGTTTGCCAGCAGAACTCGTATTCTTGATATTATTGTCATGGTTATTGCTGTTGCAGTAATTGTTTTAACTCATGATCTGTTTTCTACAGACAAGATATTGGAAAACCTTTCCACTCTTATAGCAACGATCATTGCCGCAACTATTGCAACCATTGTTTTAATGTGGCGGCCAAAGAAGACGAAAGGAAAAAATAATGACCGCTAA
- a CDS encoding succinate dehydrogenase assembly factor 2 → MTGSKAVTTDLDARRRKIIFRAWHRGIREMDLILGQYVDAHIAQMTDLGLDELEHIMSFEDRDLLTWATGEIPVPADVDSPLFRDILDYRTRMDFPA, encoded by the coding sequence ATGACTGGCTCCAAAGCCGTCACTACCGATCTTGATGCACGAAGACGCAAAATAATTTTTCGCGCGTGGCATCGCGGGATTCGTGAAATGGATCTTATCCTTGGTCAATATGTTGATGCCCATATAGCACAAATGACAGATCTTGGCCTTGATGAACTTGAACATATTATGTCATTTGAAGATCGCGATCTTCTGACATGGGCAACAGGAGAAATTCCTGTACCTGCAGATGTTGATTCTCCTTTATTTCGAGACATATTAGATTATCGCACTAGGATGGATTTTCCAGCCTAA
- the mfd gene encoding transcription-repair coupling factor, which yields MAVFSKFLLSQISAPHVIIDNVLEGYQPFALSKLVEESGGPILFIGRDGQKLDDIESAIKFINPDLPILQFPAWDCLPYDRVSPSQVISARRLAALGAMAALREKPHQALILTTANAVLQRLPPRKALQDELIHARPGQSFAMDKLLEHLSKNGFERVTTVRDIGEYAVRGGIVDLFAPGDSEPVRLDFFGDTLETIRAFDPASQRTTTTRKSFSLQPMSEITLSKERISHFRKAYIQRFGAPQPGDALYEAISEGRRFAGMEHWLPLFFDEMDTIFDHCGAMPVIFDHLAAEAMDERHALICEYYESRREGELIKGTAQATPYHPLVPDLLYLSPVKLFAAQKQSGQRIDFTPFSMPDVGTARLIHAKTSSVRDFAPERNDDNINLFSAVVDYLAMLRAEGKKILLAGWSEGSLDRLCQILDEHGLKKVEKASSLAIVKATPRDRITAGIVTIEHGFVAEDLIVIAEQDILGDRLIRQAKRRKKNANFISESTSLNSGDIVVHVDHGIGRFIGLKTITAAGAPHDCLELHYAGDDRLFLPVENIELLSRFGGEASEAMLDKLGGVAWQARKAKLKKRLLEMAGQLIKIAAERQMRHAPALIPPAGLYDEFIARFPYDETEDQQNAIDAVVDDLGLGRPMDRLICGDVGFGKTEVAIRAAFVAALNGYQVAVVVPTTLLSRQHYKTFVQRFQGLPINIGHASRLVTSKELTATKKGIAEGTVDIVVGTHALLGKTIDFANLGMLIIDEEQHFGVKHKERLKELKSDIHVLTLSATPIPRTLQLALTGVRELSLIATPPVDRMAVRTFISPFDPLILRETLLREHYRGGQSFYVCPRISDLDEVKEFLSSHVPELKVATAHGQMAPGQLDDIMNAFYDGQYDVLLSTSIVESGLDIPTANTLIVHRADMFGLAALYQLRGRVGRSKQRAYALFTLPASRILTPQAERRLKVLQSLDTLGAGFQLASHDMDIRGAGNLLGDEQSGHIKEVGFELYQQMLEEAVAEMKGTGEVEDNQWSPQIAIGTAVMIPENYVPDLQLRLGLYRRLSDLENAQEIDAFGAELIDRFGAMPLEVQHLLKIVYIKALCRKANVEKVDAGPKGVVIQFRNGTFANGVGLVKYIAEQGSMAKIRPDQSIVFIRDWQSAEKRLNGTALVMTQLSKLAESA from the coding sequence ATGGCTGTATTTTCAAAATTTTTACTTTCGCAAATCTCTGCCCCTCATGTCATCATTGACAATGTGCTAGAAGGTTATCAACCTTTTGCACTTTCAAAATTGGTGGAGGAATCTGGCGGTCCTATTTTGTTTATTGGCCGCGATGGTCAAAAGCTTGATGATATTGAAAGCGCAATCAAATTCATCAATCCAGATTTGCCAATTTTGCAATTTCCAGCTTGGGACTGCCTTCCCTATGATCGTGTTTCACCAAGTCAGGTTATTTCAGCGCGTCGCCTCGCAGCTCTTGGTGCCATGGCAGCATTACGGGAAAAGCCGCATCAAGCACTTATTTTAACCACTGCCAATGCGGTATTACAAAGACTTCCCCCACGTAAAGCCTTGCAAGATGAACTTATTCATGCGCGGCCTGGTCAAAGCTTTGCTATGGATAAATTGCTTGAACATCTTAGCAAAAATGGTTTTGAGCGGGTTACGACTGTACGCGATATTGGCGAATATGCCGTACGCGGTGGTATTGTGGATCTTTTTGCGCCAGGCGACAGCGAGCCGGTTCGACTTGATTTTTTTGGCGATACGCTTGAAACTATTCGCGCCTTTGATCCTGCAAGCCAGCGCACAACTACCACGCGCAAAAGCTTTTCCTTGCAACCAATGAGCGAGATCACGCTTTCAAAAGAGCGGATAAGCCATTTTAGAAAAGCTTATATCCAGCGTTTTGGCGCCCCGCAACCGGGTGACGCGCTTTATGAAGCAATTTCTGAAGGCCGTCGTTTTGCTGGTATGGAACATTGGTTGCCATTATTCTTTGACGAGATGGACACGATTTTTGATCATTGTGGCGCAATGCCAGTTATCTTTGATCATTTGGCCGCAGAGGCGATGGATGAGCGCCATGCGCTCATTTGCGAATATTACGAATCGCGCCGAGAAGGCGAACTTATCAAAGGCACGGCGCAGGCAACTCCTTATCATCCGCTAGTACCTGATTTACTGTACCTTTCTCCAGTAAAGCTATTTGCCGCACAAAAGCAAAGTGGTCAACGCATTGACTTTACGCCATTTTCAATGCCTGATGTTGGAACGGCCCGTCTTATCCACGCTAAAACAAGCAGCGTGCGTGACTTCGCGCCTGAACGCAATGATGATAATATCAATCTTTTCAGCGCAGTTGTTGACTATCTTGCAATGTTACGGGCAGAGGGTAAAAAAATATTACTTGCTGGTTGGAGCGAAGGATCGCTTGATCGGCTTTGTCAGATATTAGATGAGCATGGCTTGAAAAAGGTCGAAAAAGCCTCATCGCTTGCAATTGTTAAAGCAACACCGCGTGATCGCATTACTGCCGGTATTGTAACCATTGAGCATGGTTTTGTTGCTGAAGACTTAATCGTCATTGCCGAACAAGATATTCTTGGCGACCGACTTATCCGCCAAGCCAAAAGACGCAAGAAAAATGCCAATTTCATTAGCGAATCAACCTCGCTTAATAGTGGCGATATTGTTGTGCATGTCGATCATGGTATTGGACGGTTTATTGGCCTTAAAACTATTACCGCGGCAGGCGCCCCTCATGACTGCCTTGAACTTCACTATGCTGGCGATGATCGACTATTTTTGCCGGTTGAAAACATTGAGTTGCTATCACGCTTTGGTGGTGAGGCAAGCGAAGCGATGCTTGATAAATTGGGCGGTGTTGCCTGGCAAGCCCGCAAAGCCAAGCTCAAAAAACGCCTGCTTGAAATGGCTGGTCAACTCATTAAAATTGCAGCTGAACGGCAAATGCGCCATGCGCCCGCGCTCATTCCACCCGCAGGGCTTTATGACGAATTTATTGCCCGCTTTCCTTATGATGAAACCGAAGACCAGCAAAATGCTATTGATGCAGTGGTTGATGATTTGGGCCTTGGACGCCCGATGGATCGCCTTATTTGCGGTGATGTAGGCTTTGGTAAAACTGAAGTTGCTATTCGTGCGGCCTTTGTTGCCGCTCTTAATGGTTATCAAGTGGCGGTCGTTGTACCCACCACGCTTCTTTCACGCCAACATTATAAAACTTTCGTCCAACGTTTCCAAGGCTTGCCGATTAATATTGGTCACGCATCGCGCCTTGTCACATCAAAAGAACTAACTGCTACTAAAAAAGGTATTGCTGAAGGCACGGTTGATATTGTTGTTGGTACTCATGCTTTGCTTGGCAAAACCATAGATTTTGCTAATTTAGGCATGCTTATCATCGATGAAGAACAGCATTTTGGTGTTAAGCATAAGGAGCGGTTAAAAGAGCTAAAAAGTGATATTCATGTTTTAACTCTTTCTGCAACGCCTATTCCGCGCACATTACAACTTGCTTTAACTGGCGTTCGTGAATTATCACTTATTGCAACGCCACCAGTTGATCGTATGGCAGTGCGCACCTTTATCTCGCCTTTTGATCCTTTGATTTTGCGTGAAACCTTATTGCGCGAGCATTATCGCGGTGGACAAAGTTTTTATGTTTGCCCTAGAATCTCAGACCTTGATGAAGTGAAAGAATTTTTAAGCAGCCATGTACCTGAACTAAAGGTTGCAACCGCTCATGGTCAAATGGCACCAGGCCAGCTTGACGATATCATGAATGCCTTTTATGATGGGCAATATGATGTGTTGCTTTCAACGTCCATTGTTGAATCAGGACTTGATATTCCAACTGCCAATACACTTATCGTCCACAGAGCAGACATGTTTGGCCTTGCAGCGCTTTATCAATTACGTGGCCGTGTTGGTCGCTCGAAACAACGGGCTTATGCTTTGTTTACTTTGCCTGCTTCACGCATCCTCACTCCACAAGCAGAACGGCGCTTAAAAGTATTACAATCGCTTGATACTCTCGGCGCAGGTTTCCAACTCGCGAGCCACGACATGGATATTCGTGGTGCAGGCAATCTTCTTGGTGATGAGCAATCAGGTCATATTAAAGAAGTTGGTTTTGAACTTTATCAACAAATGTTGGAAGAGGCCGTTGCTGAAATGAAGGGCACAGGCGAAGTTGAAGACAACCAATGGTCACCGCAAATTGCTATTGGTACGGCAGTGATGATTCCTGAGAATTATGTACCAGATTTGCAACTACGCCTTGGGCTCTATCGCCGTCTATCAGACCTTGAAAACGCGCAAGAAATTGATGCATTTGGCGCGGAACTTATCGATCGCTTTGGCGCAATGCCGCTAGAAGTGCAACATCTATTAAAGATAGTTTACATTAAAGCCCTTTGTCGTAAGGCTAATGTTGAAAAAGTTGATGCAGGCCCTAAAGGTGTGGTTATTCAATTCCGCAATGGCACATTTGCTAATGGGGTGGGCTTGGTTAAATATATTGCTGAGCAGGGTTCCATGGCAAAAATCCGCCCAGATCAAAGCATTGTCTTTATTAGAGATTGGCAAAGTGCTGAAAAGCGGCTTAATGGCACTGCGCTCGTCATGACACAACTTTCTAAACTTGCTGAAAGTGCATAA
- a CDS encoding MFS transporter yields the protein MDQQKDQQHSIPKRDVAAVVLGNAIEFFDFTLYAAFAVIIAKAFFPSQNELTSLLGSVMTFSVGFVARPLGAIFIGQYADKAGRKAAMLLTMVLMAIGTGGMVVLPSFATLGILAPILLIIIRLLQGLAWGGEAGPSITFMMEAAPANKRAFFTSWQIVAQGCAAITAGLFGFFLAKYLSPEQLASWGWRIPFAVGLMILPLGLFMRRHLKETYHAPKSLAAMSSHELVINAWVKYRRMIILGMLVLSGATITQYFLNYMTTYALTELKLTADYAMISTLIMGIAMVCFGLIGGLCADRFGRKKTIIIPRIILLFLLFPGLYVANLYSNVFVFYAVIIVFTALQNISGAGLVVLLCESFPQYIRASGFSMTYAFGITIFGGTAQPIFTFILQYSENPLSPAYYLIITNIMCIVATLFFIEPKISKS from the coding sequence ATGGACCAACAAAAAGATCAACAACATTCTATTCCAAAGCGAGACGTCGCAGCGGTTGTGCTTGGCAATGCTATCGAGTTTTTTGATTTTACTTTATACGCAGCATTTGCGGTTATCATCGCCAAAGCTTTTTTTCCTTCCCAAAATGAGCTAACCAGTTTGCTTGGCTCGGTTATGACCTTTTCTGTTGGTTTTGTTGCGCGCCCCTTAGGAGCTATTTTTATCGGTCAATATGCAGATAAAGCCGGCCGTAAAGCCGCTATGCTGCTGACCATGGTGCTTATGGCTATTGGTACTGGTGGCATGGTTGTATTACCTAGCTTTGCAACACTTGGCATTTTAGCCCCTATCTTATTGATTATTATCCGTTTGCTTCAAGGGCTTGCTTGGGGTGGTGAGGCTGGACCTTCAATTACTTTTATGATGGAGGCCGCACCAGCCAATAAGCGGGCGTTTTTTACCAGTTGGCAAATTGTGGCGCAAGGCTGCGCAGCAATTACTGCTGGTTTATTTGGTTTTTTCCTTGCCAAATATTTAAGTCCTGAACAGTTGGCGAGTTGGGGGTGGCGTATTCCCTTCGCTGTTGGTTTGATGATTTTGCCGCTTGGTCTATTCATGCGGCGTCATTTAAAAGAAACCTATCATGCTCCAAAATCTTTAGCCGCAATGTCATCGCATGAACTTGTTATTAATGCGTGGGTAAAATATCGGCGGATGATAATTTTAGGCATGCTTGTCTTATCTGGTGCAACAATCACCCAATATTTCTTAAATTACATGACCACTTATGCTTTAACTGAGCTTAAATTAACTGCCGACTATGCCATGATTTCTACTCTTATCATGGGTATTGCTATGGTATGTTTTGGTTTGATTGGCGGTCTATGCGCCGACCGCTTTGGGCGCAAAAAAACCATTATTATTCCGCGCATTATTTTGTTGTTTTTGCTGTTTCCGGGGCTTTATGTTGCAAACCTTTATAGCAATGTTTTTGTATTCTATGCGGTGATTATTGTCTTTACCGCCTTGCAAAATATAAGTGGTGCTGGGTTGGTGGTACTGCTTTGCGAGAGTTTTCCGCAATATATAAGGGCAAGTGGTTTTTCGATGACCTACGCTTTTGGAATTACTATTTTTGGCGGAACAGCGCAGCCGATTTTCACTTTTATACTTCAATATAGTGAAAATCCGCTATCACCTGCTTATTATCTTATCATCACCAATATTATGTGTATTGTGGCGACATTGTTTTTTATTGAGCCTAAAATATCAAAAAGCTAA
- a CDS encoding invasion associated locus B family protein, translating to MKFNILSAISAICVAMFAVPAIAQDANQGLVRNQPAAGDNGGAPANVQTETFGDWVYRCTDVKVSDQFTKNCEVLQIRQAKQGDRTANVLIMAIAQVNGEKPGDKPVLMLTTVVPLNVFLLEGILFTVEKQNVMQLPFRYCNQQGCWAQVLLDEKTLATFKKGNEGKARFMVMNNQVADVEFSLKGMTKALERLQASKN from the coding sequence ATGAAGTTTAATATCCTCAGCGCTATTAGTGCAATTTGTGTTGCCATGTTTGCTGTGCCTGCGATTGCACAAGATGCAAATCAAGGCCTCGTTCGCAATCAGCCAGCAGCAGGAGATAATGGCGGTGCTCCGGCAAATGTTCAAACTGAAACGTTTGGTGATTGGGTCTATCGTTGTACAGATGTTAAGGTTAGTGATCAATTTACAAAAAATTGTGAAGTTTTACAAATTCGCCAAGCAAAACAAGGCGACCGTACGGCCAATGTTTTGATCATGGCTATTGCTCAGGTAAATGGCGAAAAGCCAGGCGATAAGCCAGTGCTTATGTTGACGACCGTTGTACCGCTTAATGTCTTCTTACTTGAAGGCATCCTTTTCACAGTTGAAAAGCAAAATGTCATGCAGTTGCCGTTCCGTTATTGCAACCAGCAAGGTTGCTGGGCGCAGGTGCTTTTGGATGAAAAAACCCTTGCCACCTTTAAAAAGGGTAATGAAGGTAAGGCGCGCTTTATGGTCATGAATAATCAAGTTGCTGATGTGGAGTTCTCACTTAAAGGCATGACGAAAGCCCTTGAAAGATTGCAAGCAAGCAAGAATTAA
- the mgtE gene encoding magnesium transporter codes for MSEANPNKADNREFPAVDIYNEDGVISGQFLEAVENAVLENNALFLDENVASLHPSELGHLIDALEPEQRPELIMQLGESFDFTALTEVDEAVRLEIMDALPTQQIVEGVQDIDSDDAVYLLEDLDDDDRQEILAKLPFTEQVRLRRSLDFPEESAGRRMQTEFVAVPPFWTIGQVIDYMREEQNLPDHFSQIFVIDATFRLMGSLDLDRLLRTQRPVRVDEVMHEARHVIPATMDQEEAAQIFGQYDLLSAAVVDENDRLLGVLTIDDVVDVIQQEAEEDLMRMGGVGDEELSDSVLSTAKSRLPWLSVNLLTALASASIISIFDGTIKEMVALAALMPIVASMGGNAATQTMTVTVRAVATKDIDIYNAARVIRRELTIGLLNGTLFALLIGTAAGLHYWSADLGCIIAAAMVINMLAAALGGILTPLLLNRFGADPAIASSVFVTMITDVVGFFSFLGLAAWWFGLW; via the coding sequence ATGAGCGAAGCAAATCCAAACAAAGCAGACAATCGCGAATTTCCAGCGGTTGATATTTATAATGAAGACGGCGTTATTTCAGGACAATTTCTGGAAGCGGTTGAAAATGCAGTTTTAGAAAATAATGCACTCTTTTTGGATGAAAATGTCGCCTCACTTCATCCCTCAGAACTTGGTCACCTTATTGATGCGTTAGAGCCGGAGCAACGCCCTGAGCTTATCATGCAACTTGGTGAGAGTTTCGACTTTACAGCCCTTACCGAAGTAGATGAGGCTGTGCGCCTTGAAATTATGGACGCGCTACCAACGCAGCAAATTGTCGAAGGTGTGCAAGATATTGATTCCGATGATGCGGTTTATCTGCTTGAAGATCTTGATGATGACGACCGACAAGAAATCCTTGCTAAACTTCCCTTTACGGAACAAGTTCGCCTTCGCCGTTCGCTCGATTTTCCAGAAGAAAGCGCTGGCCGCCGCATGCAAACAGAATTTGTTGCAGTGCCACCATTCTGGACCATTGGTCAAGTTATTGATTATATGCGGGAGGAGCAAAATTTACCGGATCATTTTTCGCAAATATTTGTCATTGATGCGACATTTAGGCTTATGGGTAGCCTCGATCTTGACCGTTTATTACGCACTCAAAGACCGGTACGTGTTGATGAGGTAATGCATGAAGCACGCCATGTCATTCCAGCGACGATGGATCAGGAAGAAGCTGCGCAAATTTTTGGCCAATATGACTTGCTATCCGCTGCAGTTGTAGATGAAAATGATCGCTTGCTTGGTGTTTTAACCATTGATGACGTGGTTGATGTTATCCAGCAGGAAGCTGAAGAAGATTTGATGCGCATGGGCGGTGTTGGCGATGAAGAACTCTCGGACAGTGTTTTATCAACCGCTAAATCGCGCTTACCTTGGCTATCAGTCAATTTGCTTACAGCTCTCGCATCAGCCTCTATTATTAGTATTTTTGACGGTACTATTAAAGAAATGGTGGCACTTGCTGCCCTTATGCCTATTGTTGCCTCTATGGGCGGTAATGCTGCCACCCAAACTATGACGGTAACGGTACGCGCCGTTGCGACAAAAGACATTGATATCTACAACGCTGCCCGCGTTATTCGCCGCGAATTGACGATAGGACTGTTAAACGGCACGCTTTTTGCTTTACTTATTGGCACAGCTGCTGGTTTGCATTACTGGTCAGCAGACCTTGGCTGTATTATAGCGGCTGCAATGGTGATCAATATGCTTGCTGCGGCATTAGGCGGTATTTTAACTCCGCTATTGTTAAACCGCTTTGGCGCAGATCCTGCCATTGCATCATCAGTATTTGTCACTATGATTACTGATGTTGTAGGTTTTTTTTCATTCCTCGGACTGGCGGCTTGGTGGTTTGGTCTTTGGTAA
- a CDS encoding MerR family transcriptional regulator — protein MIREFYTIKDLTKEFNITPRTLRYYEDEGLIQPIRQGRMRLYSQLDHNRITAILRARRLNFSLDEIQQLLHINDHASQDGQTLRHILDHINTQRQKLKQMRQDINDQLDDLERLEDRSFERLAELGVMR, from the coding sequence ATGATACGCGAATTTTACACCATAAAAGACCTTACCAAGGAATTTAACATTACCCCAAGAACACTGCGTTATTATGAGGATGAAGGCCTTATTCAACCCATAAGACAAGGCCGCATGCGCCTTTATTCTCAATTAGATCATAATAGAATTACTGCAATTTTGCGTGCAAGACGACTTAATTTTTCGTTAGACGAAATTCAACAATTATTACACATAAACGATCATGCCTCGCAAGATGGTCAAACTTTGCGTCATATTCTTGACCACATCAATACGCAGCGCCAGAAGCTTAAACAAATGCGCCAAGATATAAATGATCAATTAGATGATCTTGAGCGCCTTGAAGATCGCTCATTTGAACGTTTGGCCGAACTTGGCGTAATGCGGTAA